The Pseudogulbenkiania sp. MAI-1 sequence CCCACGACGCCAACGGTCTCACCCTCAACGACTTCATCTGCGCGGCGAAAACGGAAGCCCTGCTGAACAGACCTTCATGAAACAAACCGGACAGATCATCCGCAGTTACGGCCGCCGCTTCATCGTCGAAACCGCCGGCCGCACCTACGACTGCACCACCCGCGGCAAGCGGGTCGATTACGCCTGTGGCGACTTCGTCGACATCCTGATCCAGAACGAAGAGCAGGCCGTCATCGAAGGTGCACAGGAACGGCGCAGCCTGCTCTACCGCCAGGACGACTGGAAAACCAAGATGATTGCGGCCAACGTGACGCGCATTCTGTTCGTGACGGCGGCGGTGCCCACCCCCAGCGAGGAATTTCTCAACCGCGGCCTGATTGCCGCCGAAGCTGCCGACATCGAACCCATCATCCTGGTCAACAAGTCGGACCTGCCGGAAACCGCCGTCTGGCTGCAAAAGCTCGAAATGTACCAGGAACTGGGCTACCACATCCTCAGCCTGTCGGCCAAACGGAGCGTGGACGAATTGCGTCCGCTGCTCTCCGGCCACACTTCGGTTTTTGTTGGACAGTCCGGCATGGGCAAGTCCACGCTGACCAACGCGCTACTGCCCGATGCCGGCGCCCGCATCGGAGACATTTCCACCGCGCTGGACTCCGGCCGGCACACCACCACCCATGCCGCGCTGTACCATCTCGATGAAGACAGCCATCTGATCGACTCTCCCGGCCTGCAGGAATTCGGCCTGAAGCACCTGGAAGCGGTTGATCTGGTTCATTATTTCCCGGAAATGCGTCCTTTTATCGGACAGTGCCGTTTTCACAATTGCGCGCATCTGGCCGAGCCGGACTGCGCCATCAAGGAAGCCGCCAAAAGCGGAAAAATAAGCCAGTTTCGCATGGAATTGTTACAACGTCTAACGAGCGAGCTCAACAAGATAATCGCATAAATTATGCGAATGCACTGACGATTTACAAAGGCTGGCAATGTCTCTATTCTCCTGTTCAAAGAGCTGGATAACTAGCGACCTCCCCCTGAGGGCGCACAATTGACACTGACAGGAGACGAGTAATGGCAAAGCGAATTGCATTGGTTTCGGGCGGCATGGGCGGTATCGGCACGTCCATTTGCAAGGCCCTCGCCGCGGCAGGCCATATCGTGGTAACCACTTACAGCAAACCGGGCAAGGAACAAGCCTGGCTGGCCGACATGAAGGAGGCCGGCTATCAGGCTTACGCCTACCAGTGTGACGTCACCGACACCGCCGCCTGCCAGGCCATGGTCGAGAAAATCACCCAGGAAGTGGGTCCGGTCGACATTCTGGTCAACAACGCCGGCATTACCCGCGACGCCACCTTCAAGCGCCTGACCAAGGAAGACTGGAGTGCCGTCATCAGCACCAACCTGGACTCGGTCTTCAACATGACCAAGCCGGTGATCGACGGCATGATGGAGCGCGGCTGGGGCCGCGTGATCAATATTTCGTCCATCAACGGCCAGAAAGGCCAGTTCGGCCAGACCAACTACTCCGCCGCCAAGGCCGGCATGCACGGCTTCACCATGGCTCTGGCCCAGGAAGTAGCCAAGAAGGGCGTGACCGTCAACACCATCTCCCCCGGCTACATCGCCACCGACATGGTCATGGCGGTGCCGGAAGACGTGCGCAACAAGATCATCGCGCAAATCCCGGTGGGCCGCCTGGGCAAGCCGGAAGAAATCGCCGGCCTGGTCTCCTACCTGGCTTCTGACGTGTCCGGTTTCATGACCGGCGCCAACCTCGCCATCAACGGCGGCCAGCACACCATGTAATCATCACGGCTGCGGCCGCAACGGCCCGACCGGAGCGCCTGTCACGCTAGACAGGCAGCCCGGTCGGGCTTTTTCATGGCAATATGTCCACCCCCAACGACACGCCCCGCATCGAGACCCGAGATGGCCGAACAACTGATTATCGAAGGCAACAGCAAGACCGAAAAATACCAGGCACTGCTGCCGCAAACGCAATCCCTGCTGGCACATGAAACCGACCAGACCGCCGCACTGGCCAACCTGTGCGCCGCCCTCAAGATGACTTTCGACTGGCTATGGGTGGGTTTTTACGTCGTCAAGAACGGCGAACTGGTGCTCGCTCCGTTCCAAGGGCCGATCGCCTGCACGCGCATCCCGTTCGGCAAGGGCGTCTGCGGCACGGCGTGGCAAGAGAACCGCACCCTGGTCGTGCCCGACGTCGATGCCTTCCCGGGGCATATCGCCTGCTCGTCGAGCTCCCGTTCGGAGATCGTCGTCCCGGTACACGCCCCGGATGGCCAGGTTGCTGCCGTGCTGGATGTCGACTCCGAGTATCTGAACGAGTTCGACGAGATCGACGCCCGCTTCCTCGAAAGCATCGTGGCGCCGCTTGGCCGGCTGTTCGCGGAGTCGCACCTTTAACGCGGCACCCGCGCCTCCAGCCATTGCCGCAAGGCCATGACATCCATAGCCGAGACCTCGGCCGCCTCGCCGCCAAGGTCCCGGACCAGCTGTTCGAGATATTCCTGCAGGACGGCCCTGCGCTCCGTCTCCGAACGGCTGACCACGGATGACATTTCCAGCAACTGCTCGTTGAGCCGATGCCGGGCCTGCGTCTCGTTGTCCAGCATGCGCTGCAGCTGATCGCGCTGCTCCTCGAGCGTTTCGAGGCGTGCCGACAAGCGCCCGCACTCCCGCTCGCGATCGGTCAGCCGCTCCTGCCATTGGGCATTCATCCGGCTCGCCTCCTTGCGGGCGGCGGCCAGCTCCCCCTCCAGGCGCCCCACCTCCGTCTTCATCTGCTGGCGCTCTTCCTCCACCTGCTCGTAAAGACGCACGCGCAAGCCCTCCAGGCGCTCATAAGCCAGCGCCTCGCGCCGCGCGCTTTCTTCTTTTTCCTGCTGGACAAGGCGCCCGGCCTGTTCCTTGAACTCGGAGAACCGCCCCTCGGCCTCTTGCCGGATCTTGTCGGCCTGGGCCAACGCCTTCTCCAGTGCGGACTCCCTGTCTCGCAGCGTCTGCTCCAACGATGCCCGCTGCGCCTCCTCGGATTTCAGCTGCGCCGCCATGGCGGTCAGCTTGGCCGACTCCATATCCAGTTCGTGCCGTGCGGCGACCAGGGCAAGTTCGGCGTTCTCGAGCGCGTGACGCGATTCCTCGTGCGCCTTCTTTTCTGCCGCCAGCTCCGCCTGCCACTCCTGCCGGACCGACTCCAGGCGGCTGTCGGACTCGTCGCAGGCGCGCTGCCAGACCTGCTCGAAGGCTTCGGCCAAGCCCGCCGGCCAGTCCGGCCGGCGCGAGGACACCGCCATGCGCGACAGGAACTCCTGCCGCCACTCCTTCAGCGTATTGTTGATCGTGGTGTTCGATCCGGTACCCAATCGTGCACGGACTTCGATGACCGTCGGCCAAACACCCTCACCAACCAGCTCAAACGCTACCTGACGAATGCGGGAATAAATATCCGCCCCCATCTACTCACCCCTTCCTCGCGGTTGCCAAGATCGCCGCTGCGTCAAAAAATCAGCGCGTGATTATAAAGACTTTCATTTCACCGTACGCCACATTCACTCATCCATGTCCTTCTCCAGCAGATCACGGTCGAAGGCCTCGGCCTGCTCCTTAAGGCTGGCATGGATGTAGTAGCGCTGCGTCGTGGCATGCGACTTATGCCGCAAGCGCTCCGCCGTCAGATGGATCGGCACCCCCGCCCGGGCCGCATGAGAAGCCAGCGAGTGACGGATCCAGTGGGTCGACGCACTTTTCAGGGCATCGCCCCAGCGCTCGTCCACGGCTCGCGCCGTAGGCTCGGCCATCCGGAAGAACCACTTCAGCGAGCTGTAGATTTGCAGCCCCTGTATCGGACCGGCCCCGTCCAGCGCCGCCACCAGCGGCACCCCGCCTTCCCCACGCCCCGGATGATCGGACAAGCCCCGGAACCGGCGGTAGCGCACCAACGCCTCCACCGCCTGGCGATCCAGCGGCACGTCGACCACGCGCCCTCCCTTGCCCATTACCCGCCACAGCCATAAACCGTGACTGCGGTGAATATGCCCCATCCGCGCCCCGGCCAGCTCGCTGCGCCGCGCTGCCGTCCTGTACAGCCAAGCCAGGAGGAAGCGCAATCGCTCGACCCGCGCCAGGCGGGTCGGCGTCGACACGGAAAGCCGATCCAGAAATTCGGCCAGCCACCCCCAAAGCGCTGGCTCAAGCCACCGATTGATGGCCACCTGCCCCTCGTCGTCGAACCCCGCCGGGGCGACAGTTTCCCGGCCACGCTGATTCTTGCCGAGCAGGCGGAAAGGGTTGGCCGCCAGATAGGCGGCATTGACCAGGTAATCGAACAGTGCCTGCAAGATGATTTTTGCCTGGCGTCGGCTGGATTCCTTCAACGGACCATTGATCAAGCGCCAATGGGCAGGCCAGTCGGGATGACGCTCCGGCACGGCCAGCCAGTCGAAGTAACCATGCAGGTCTTCCACTCGCAGACCGGATATGGACTTTTGCCGGAAGCTGATCGACCACAACAGCAAGCGATACGCCTCTTTCCGATACGCGCGAAGCGTGTTGGGGTTATCGATCGTCGCCAGCCAGCACTCGATCGCCTCCAGATCGTTGCCGGCCGCAATCTGGCATGACCCGCCGTGCGAAAGCGAGCGATTCTCCCCCGGCGCAACGGACATTCCCTCCCGACGCACCAGAAGTTCGACCTCGTGCACTGCCGGCCACCCCTTCAAGCTCGACCCGACCATTTCGCCCCCTTTTTTTTGACCCCCGCATTATAGTGCAACGATTATGTAAATAATCATTGCTTATTATCATATAAATGTATTTATATCATGTTATACGTAATATATTATTAGTTACAAGCCAATGTGAGCCACCACCTCAGAACATGCAGGAAAACCAGGTACGAACACGGGCATTTGCTACACCAAGGCATGGAAACAGGAAGGACAGGATCGAAAGGCCTTGATGGAGACAGCATTC is a genomic window containing:
- a CDS encoding beta-ketoacyl-ACP reductase, giving the protein MAKRIALVSGGMGGIGTSICKALAAAGHIVVTTYSKPGKEQAWLADMKEAGYQAYAYQCDVTDTAACQAMVEKITQEVGPVDILVNNAGITRDATFKRLTKEDWSAVISTNLDSVFNMTKPVIDGMMERGWGRVINISSINGQKGQFGQTNYSAAKAGMHGFTMALAQEVAKKGVTVNTISPGYIATDMVMAVPEDVRNKIIAQIPVGRLGKPEEIAGLVSYLASDVSGFMTGANLAINGGQHTM
- a CDS encoding DNA-binding protein, producing the protein MGADIYSRIRQVAFELVGEGVWPTVIEVRARLGTGSNTTINNTLKEWRQEFLSRMAVSSRRPDWPAGLAEAFEQVWQRACDESDSRLESVRQEWQAELAAEKKAHEESRHALENAELALVAARHELDMESAKLTAMAAQLKSEEAQRASLEQTLRDRESALEKALAQADKIRQEAEGRFSEFKEQAGRLVQQEKEESARREALAYERLEGLRVRLYEQVEEERQQMKTEVGRLEGELAAARKEASRMNAQWQERLTDRERECGRLSARLETLEEQRDQLQRMLDNETQARHRLNEQLLEMSSVVSRSETERRAVLQEYLEQLVRDLGGEAAEVSAMDVMALRQWLEARVPR
- a CDS encoding tyrosine-type recombinase/integrase, coding for MHEVELLVRREGMSVAPGENRSLSHGGSCQIAAGNDLEAIECWLATIDNPNTLRAYRKEAYRLLLWSISFRQKSISGLRVEDLHGYFDWLAVPERHPDWPAHWRLINGPLKESSRRQAKIILQALFDYLVNAAYLAANPFRLLGKNQRGRETVAPAGFDDEGQVAINRWLEPALWGWLAEFLDRLSVSTPTRLARVERLRFLLAWLYRTAARRSELAGARMGHIHRSHGLWLWRVMGKGGRVVDVPLDRQAVEALVRYRRFRGLSDHPGRGEGGVPLVAALDGAGPIQGLQIYSSLKWFFRMAEPTARAVDERWGDALKSASTHWIRHSLASHAARAGVPIHLTAERLRHKSHATTQRYYIHASLKEQAEAFDRDLLEKDMDE
- the rsgA gene encoding ribosome small subunit-dependent GTPase A; the protein is MKQTGQIIRSYGRRFIVETAGRTYDCTTRGKRVDYACGDFVDILIQNEEQAVIEGAQERRSLLYRQDDWKTKMIAANVTRILFVTAAVPTPSEEFLNRGLIAAEAADIEPIILVNKSDLPETAVWLQKLEMYQELGYHILSLSAKRSVDELRPLLSGHTSVFVGQSGMGKSTLTNALLPDAGARIGDISTALDSGRHTTTHAALYHLDEDSHLIDSPGLQEFGLKHLEAVDLVHYFPEMRPFIGQCRFHNCAHLAEPDCAIKEAAKSGKISQFRMELLQRLTSELNKIIA
- a CDS encoding GAF domain-containing protein — translated: MAEQLIIEGNSKTEKYQALLPQTQSLLAHETDQTAALANLCAALKMTFDWLWVGFYVVKNGELVLAPFQGPIACTRIPFGKGVCGTAWQENRTLVVPDVDAFPGHIACSSSSRSEIVVPVHAPDGQVAAVLDVDSEYLNEFDEIDARFLESIVAPLGRLFAESHL